From Actinomyces procaprae:
AGTGTGGTCGAGTACTCGACGCTCGCAGAAAGGGGCACACCCATGGCCGAAGACAAGGTCGTCCTCGTCGGAGTTGACGGCTCACCCGAATCCCTGGAGGCGGTCGACTGGGCGGTCGACCGCGCCGCCTGCAACGGCTGGCGCGTTCACATCTTGTGCGCCTACTCCCTGCCCTCCTTCACTACAGCCTCGCTTGACGGCGGCTATGCCGCCCTGGACGACTCGGCGGTTCGCGCAGGTGCCGAGGCGGTTGTCAACGAGGCCGTTGCCCGCGCGCAGGGGCGCGGTGTGACGGTGACCAGTTCCCTGGAGACCGGTGACCCCGCCGGCGTGCTGGTGGACCTGTCGGCCGATGCCGCGCTCGCCGTCGTCGGCACCCGTGGCGGTGGCGGCTTCGCCGACCGTCTGCTCGGCACGGTCTCCTCGGCGCTGCCGGCGCACAGCCGCTGCCCCGCAGTCGTGGTTCCGCGCCACACGGAGGGCTCCGCCTTCACGCCGGTGCGCCGCATCGTGGTCGGCGTGGACGGCTCCGACTCCGCCCGCAAGGCGCTGAAGTGGGCGGTGCGTGAGGCCGAGGCCTGGGGCGCCGAGCTGACCGCCATTGCCGCCGTACCCATGGCGTCGGGCGCCGGCGCCCTCGCCTGGCTGCCGGCGGCGGTGGACCGCGAACAGGTCCTCACCGATGTCCGCTCCGGACTGGACCGGGCCATCGCCGAGGCCACCGAGGGTCACCCCGACGTGGTGGTGCGCCGTCACGCCCTCGACGGCAACGCCGCCGAGCTGATGTCCGAGTTCTCCACCGCCGTCGACCTGGTGGTGGTGGGATCCCGGGGCCGGGGCGGCTTCTCCGGGCTGCTGCTCGGATCCGTCAGCCAGGGGGTGCTGTCGCACGCGTCCTGCCCCGTCATGGTCGTGCCCGCACGCACCCGGGACGACGACATCCGCGTGGGCCGCACTCAGACCACTCCCTGGTCCCGCGCCTGACCGGTATCGGGGCGGCGGGCGGCGGCACTCGGCCGCCGCCCGGCGCCGTAGCCGGGCACGGTGCACGATCGGGTAGTATCGCAGCCGTCCTCAGCCGGCCCTCGTAGC
This genomic window contains:
- a CDS encoding universal stress protein, which encodes MAEDKVVLVGVDGSPESLEAVDWAVDRAACNGWRVHILCAYSLPSFTTASLDGGYAALDDSAVRAGAEAVVNEAVARAQGRGVTVTSSLETGDPAGVLVDLSADAALAVVGTRGGGGFADRLLGTVSSALPAHSRCPAVVVPRHTEGSAFTPVRRIVVGVDGSDSARKALKWAVREAEAWGAELTAIAAVPMASGAGALAWLPAAVDREQVLTDVRSGLDRAIAEATEGHPDVVVRRHALDGNAAELMSEFSTAVDLVVVGSRGRGGFSGLLLGSVSQGVLSHASCPVMVVPARTRDDDIRVGRTQTTPWSRA